One genomic segment of Pseudomonas chlororaphis subsp. aurantiaca includes these proteins:
- a CDS encoding xanthine dehydrogenase family protein molybdopterin-binding subunit — protein MSTSRQTQAADDGPIGQPLDRVDGRLKVTGRATYAYEQREMGDTAYGYILGATIARGRISAIDTREAERTPGVLYVMTHRNAPAQAAFGPALTPTPGEVFTRARPVLATDSVRYYDEPVALVVAASFEAARAAARLIRVSYTPEQGDFELASRLAQAYIPPRTNAGFQTDSAVGDFEAGFDAAPVKLDSTYATPYQSHVPMEPHASIAVWSGDDLTLYTSAQTLANFRGGLANTLGIEPARVRIVSPYIGGGFGAKLIIHPDAVLAALAARVLKRPVKVALTRQQMFANAGYRPAMQHRVRLAAERSGKLAALGHDVWSSTSRFEEFCEQTAVFARSLYAAPNRLTRHRLVPVDLNRGEWMRSPGEAPGMLAFESAMDELAERLGLDPIELRVRNEPERDPELGVPFASRNLLACMQTGAERFGWNRRKPKPGSVREGRQLIGMGMAAAIRPNYLGLSRAQVSLGPTGRVLVRLDMTDIGTGTYTILTQVAAHSLGVPMSAVQVQLGDSRFPQTSGSGGSWGAASSGSAVEAACQALKQRIIQAAGAPYNQAPVRFADGRISTGERSERLSDLLLRVAPAGLQAEGSVGPMGENYKQYSQHSNGAHFVEVAVDMDTGEVRLRRMLAVIGAGRILNPKTARSQILGGMAWGVGAALMEQTLLDTRHGHFVNHDLAEYLVPVNADIAAMDVLFLEQPDTKANALGVKGLGELGVCGAGAALANAVYNATGIRVREFPLTLDKLLPGLAAMEG, from the coding sequence ATGAGCACATCAAGGCAAACCCAAGCAGCCGACGACGGTCCCATCGGCCAACCCCTGGACCGGGTCGATGGTCGGCTGAAAGTCACCGGCCGCGCAACCTACGCCTACGAGCAGCGGGAAATGGGCGACACCGCCTATGGCTATATCCTCGGGGCGACCATCGCCCGGGGCCGCATCAGCGCGATCGACACCCGCGAGGCCGAACGGACGCCGGGCGTGCTCTATGTCATGACCCATCGCAACGCCCCCGCCCAGGCGGCATTCGGCCCAGCGCTGACGCCGACCCCGGGCGAAGTCTTCACCCGCGCCCGGCCGGTGCTGGCGACGGACTCTGTGCGTTATTACGACGAACCGGTGGCGCTGGTGGTCGCGGCATCCTTCGAGGCCGCGCGAGCGGCGGCGCGCCTGATTCGCGTGAGCTACACCCCCGAGCAGGGCGACTTCGAGCTCGCTTCACGCCTGGCCCAGGCCTACATCCCGCCGCGCACCAACGCCGGCTTCCAGACCGACAGCGCCGTCGGTGACTTCGAGGCGGGGTTTGACGCTGCGCCGGTCAAGCTCGACAGCACCTACGCCACCCCATACCAAAGCCATGTGCCAATGGAGCCCCATGCCTCCATCGCGGTCTGGTCCGGGGACGACCTGACCCTCTACACCTCGGCGCAAACCCTGGCGAACTTCCGCGGCGGCCTGGCCAATACCCTGGGCATCGAGCCGGCGCGCGTGCGCATCGTCAGCCCTTATATCGGCGGCGGTTTCGGCGCCAAGCTGATCATTCACCCCGACGCGGTGCTGGCGGCGCTCGCCGCCCGGGTGCTCAAGCGCCCGGTGAAGGTGGCCCTGACCCGCCAGCAGATGTTCGCCAACGCCGGCTATCGCCCGGCCATGCAGCATCGGGTGCGGCTGGCGGCGGAGCGCAGCGGCAAGCTGGCGGCCCTGGGGCACGACGTCTGGTCGAGCACCTCGCGCTTCGAAGAGTTCTGCGAGCAGACCGCGGTGTTTGCCCGCTCGCTGTATGCCGCGCCGAATCGCCTGACACGCCATCGGCTGGTGCCGGTCGACCTCAATCGCGGCGAGTGGATGCGCTCGCCGGGCGAGGCGCCGGGCATGCTGGCCTTCGAAAGCGCCATGGACGAGCTGGCCGAGCGCCTGGGCCTGGACCCCATCGAATTGCGGGTGCGCAATGAGCCGGAGCGGGACCCCGAGCTCGGCGTGCCGTTCGCCTCGCGCAATCTGCTGGCCTGCATGCAGACCGGCGCCGAGCGCTTCGGCTGGAACCGCCGCAAGCCCAAGCCCGGCAGCGTGCGCGAGGGCCGCCAGCTGATCGGCATGGGCATGGCCGCGGCGATCAGGCCCAACTACCTGGGGCTGTCCAGGGCCCAGGTGAGCCTGGGGCCGACCGGACGGGTGCTGGTGCGCCTGGACATGACCGATATCGGCACCGGCACCTACACCATCCTGACCCAGGTCGCCGCCCACAGCCTGGGCGTGCCGATGTCGGCGGTGCAGGTGCAGTTGGGTGACAGCCGTTTCCCGCAGACCTCGGGCTCCGGCGGTTCCTGGGGGGCGGCCAGTTCCGGCTCGGCGGTGGAGGCCGCCTGCCAGGCCTTGAAGCAGCGGATCATCCAGGCCGCCGGCGCGCCTTACAACCAGGCACCGGTGCGCTTCGCCGACGGCCGTATCAGCACCGGCGAGCGCTCGGAACGCCTCAGCGACCTGCTGCTGCGAGTGGCCCCCGCGGGGTTGCAGGCCGAAGGCAGCGTCGGGCCTATGGGGGAGAACTACAAGCAGTATTCCCAGCATTCCAACGGCGCACATTTCGTCGAAGTCGCGGTGGACATGGACACCGGCGAAGTCCGCCTGCGGCGCATGCTCGCGGTGATCGGCGCCGGGCGCATCCTCAACCCCAAGACCGCGCGCTCGCAGATCCTCGGCGGCATGGCCTGGGGCGTCGGCGCGGCGCTGATGGAGCAGACCCTGCTCGACACCCGCCATGGGCATTTCGTCAACCATGACCTGGCCGAGTACCTGGTGCCGGTCAATGCCGATATCGCGGCGATGGATGTGCTGTTCCTCGAACAGCCCGATACCAAGGCCAACGCCCTGGGCGTCAAGGGCCTGGGCGAGCTGGGCGTGTGCGGCGCCGGAGCGGCCCTGGCCAATGCCGTCTACAACGCCACCGGCATCCGGGTGCGCGAGTTTCCGTTGACCCTGGACAAGCTGCTGCCGGGGCTGGCCGCCATGGAGGGGTAG